Proteins co-encoded in one Bacillota bacterium genomic window:
- a CDS encoding TlyA family RNA methyltransferase translates to MPPRARVRLDQALVERGLAVTREAGKREILAGNVLVDGVREDKPGALVSQHAEILVIQTGPGYVSRGGMKLAHALDEFGLDVTGLVAVDIGASTGGFTDCLLKRGAAKVYAVDVGRGQLAWELRQDPRVVVMERTNARYLTSEMFPDAPGFGTVDVSFISLDKIIPPLAAVLTPVAQAVCLIKPQFEAGREKVGKRGVVRSPEVHLDVIQRAAGVAQGAGFAVLGLTPSPIRGPEGNAEFLVHLGRGIPGGFESESEFEALAQQVVGQAHSKET, encoded by the coding sequence ATGCCTCCCAGGGCTAGAGTCAGGCTCGACCAGGCCCTGGTGGAAAGAGGCCTCGCCGTGACGAGGGAGGCGGGGAAGCGGGAAATCCTTGCCGGAAACGTGCTCGTCGATGGGGTTCGGGAAGACAAGCCCGGGGCGCTAGTCAGTCAGCACGCCGAGATCTTGGTGATCCAGACAGGCCCGGGTTACGTCAGCCGAGGCGGGATGAAGCTCGCGCACGCCCTGGATGAATTCGGGCTGGACGTGACCGGCCTGGTAGCCGTCGATATCGGGGCCTCCACCGGAGGATTCACTGACTGTCTTCTGAAGAGAGGCGCTGCGAAGGTCTACGCGGTCGACGTCGGCCGCGGTCAGCTCGCCTGGGAGCTCCGGCAGGACCCCAGAGTAGTGGTGATGGAGCGGACCAACGCCCGCTACCTGACGTCCGAGATGTTTCCCGATGCGCCTGGGTTCGGCACGGTGGATGTGTCTTTCATCTCCCTCGACAAGATCATCCCTCCGCTTGCCGCTGTCCTCACCCCTGTGGCCCAAGCGGTCTGCCTCATCAAGCCCCAGTTCGAAGCGGGCAGGGAGAAAGTCGGCAAGCGAGGGGTTGTGCGGTCGCCTGAAGTCCACCTCGATGTGATTCAAAGGGCGGCCGGGGTTGCCCAGGGAGCGGGGTTTGCGGTGCTCGGCCTCACGCCGTCGCCTATCAGAGGGCCTGAGGGAAACGCGGAATTCCTTGTTCACCTCGGCCGGGGAATCCCGGGAGGCTTCGAGTCAGAAAGCGAGTTCGAGGCCTTGGCGCAGCAGGTGGTAGGGCAGGCCCACTCGAAGGAGACGTGA
- a CDS encoding NAD(+)/NADH kinase — protein MRAGIVIQRAKPGAERVGSQIETWLARAGVSTVIESGPGESLSPDIDCVIVLGGDGTLLSVARRAAEMQVPILGVNMGNLGFLTEVEPGNIVPALEALVRGEYTLDERNMVEASVVRAGQEITTLAGLNDIVISKGAFARIIRLGIDVNDEHFGTFPADGVIISSPTGSTAYSLSAGGPIVSPTIDVLIITPICPHTLFSRSLVIAGSDQVRVVVEAPHEEVAVTVDGQVGYEIQSGDVILVRRSFEKTRFIRLRKRGFYGILRERLKQDRL, from the coding sequence GTGAGAGCTGGGATCGTGATCCAGAGAGCGAAACCAGGGGCGGAGCGGGTGGGCTCCCAGATCGAGACATGGCTTGCGCGGGCTGGAGTCTCCACAGTCATTGAGTCAGGTCCCGGTGAATCTCTCTCCCCGGACATCGACTGCGTGATCGTGTTGGGAGGGGATGGCACTCTGCTCTCGGTGGCGAGGAGAGCCGCTGAGATGCAGGTGCCCATACTCGGAGTGAACATGGGGAACCTCGGCTTCCTCACGGAGGTGGAGCCAGGGAATATCGTGCCGGCCCTGGAGGCCCTGGTCCGTGGGGAGTATACGTTGGACGAGCGGAACATGGTGGAGGCGTCTGTGGTCCGAGCTGGGCAGGAGATCACCACCCTTGCCGGACTCAACGACATAGTCATAAGCAAAGGTGCATTTGCCAGGATCATACGGCTCGGCATCGATGTCAACGACGAGCACTTCGGAACTTTCCCTGCGGACGGAGTCATTATCTCCAGCCCCACAGGGTCCACCGCGTACTCACTCTCCGCGGGAGGGCCGATCGTCAGTCCCACCATCGATGTGCTGATCATCACCCCCATATGCCCCCACACGCTCTTCTCCCGGTCTCTCGTGATTGCCGGGTCAGATCAGGTGCGGGTGGTTGTCGAGGCTCCCCACGAGGAGGTCGCGGTCACCGTGGACGGCCAGGTGGGCTACGAGATCCAGTCGGGAGACGTGATCCTGGTGAGGCGGTCTTTCGAGAAGACCCGATTCATACGGTTGAGAAAGAGAGGATTCTACGGTATTCTGAGAGAGAGGCTCAAGCAGGATCGGTTATGA